The following nucleotide sequence is from Fructobacillus americanaquae.
AACGGTTACGATTTTCAATCACACTTGGTCGAAACTCAATGGAATACTGGTGTGTCGCTCGTTTCTGATCTTCTTTTTTCAGATAAAGACTCTTTCGTTCGCTCCAACTTAACGCTCGCTTATGATACCGTTGTAGCTTGCCTTTATCTCGCAAGACCCAGTAATCGAGGCCTTTGATCCTTTTATGATTCACCCAGTTGTAGATGGTTTTGAAAGACACACCTGCTCGTAACGGCCCCTTGGCGATTTGCTCGGGTGACCACTTGTGTTCGAGGATGTATTCTTTGATGAGCTGTTCTCGTCGGGGTGTTAACTTAGCTAGGGATTTCTTTTTGTTCCGTTGCTTTTGGTCAGCTAACGTTTGCCCCTCAATGGCTCGATACATTCTTCTAGATATATGTGTACTTACTTTTCTACCCATTGTAGCGTGAAGTGTTGTTCGCTGAATTTTTTTGGTAATAGCGGCTTTTGAGTAACCAATGGTCTTAGCAATAAAGCTTAAAGTATGACCTTCTTTTAACATGGTTTCAATTTGAACACGTTGTGCCAATTTTAAATGTTTTTGTCCCATTATCATTCTCCCGTTATTTTGCGTTAAACAGCCAATCTGTTTTCGCGATTACATACAGAAAAAATTATAGCAAAGCATGGAAAAGCCCCTCGCCTTCTCTTGGGCGTGGGGCTCTTTGGGGAATACTTTTGAATAGGCAACAAAAAAGGCCTCAAACGAGACCTCTTTTTGTTTCAAATATAAAAAATCCAGTCACATACATTTACTTTAGACGGTAACTGTGAATGGAGCAAAACCTGGTAGTGATAAACTACCAAACTTATTAACCATAATGTAATTTCCTATTCTTTCTTATATTTAAATAAAAATATTTAAATATAAAAGTCCTCACAAAGCGTGTAGACAATTATTAACTATTTTTTTGCTATTTTTAATATTTTTTGTATTTTAAACTTTTGCGTTGGCCACACTTGTAAAAAAGCAGTTAAAATAATCAAGAAAGCGCCGACAATTTCAATGAAACTAAGATGCAAGTGAAGCAGAATTACAGAGAGAACCGTCGCTGTTAGTGGCTCAAACGCACTTAGTACACCAGTAATAGCAGGTTCAATAAATTTTAAACTAAGTAAATAAAATAAATAAGATAAAATTGTTCCAAAAATAATTATAAATGCTAATGATAAAGCAATTTTCCAATTAAATACCGTTAATTGATGGGTACTGACTATTGGAATAAAAGGTATACTCCCTAAAAGCATAGCCCAACCTACAACTATTAAAGAGCTAAACTTGCTCAACAAATTTTTAGGAATTAAGGTATATGAAGCTTGACTAAGTCCAGCCAATAGTCCCCAAAAAACTGCAATAGGAGCCAACGACAATGCATTTAGATGCCCTTTAGTTACCAACAAAATTGTACCGATCATGGCAATAATAATTGAAATACAGTCTATTCTACGGGGAAGTTTTAATTGTCTTAATGCAATAAAAATTATAATGAAAAGAGGCCCAGTGAATTGTAAAATAGTAGCAGTTGCAGCATTTCCATACTTAATTGCCATAAAGTATGTGAATTGTGATGGTAGCATTCCCAAAAATGCAAAAGCCAACAGTAACATAACACTGTCTTTATGTCGCCAAATGTTTAGTATAGGTTCTTTTTTAACAAATAACACAAATGCTAAGAGTAGAAAACCTGATGTTAATAACCTCATTCCTACTAACCACTGAGGAGATACATTATAATTTTGAAACAAAAACTGAGCTGCTGTTCCCGCAGCACCCCAAAATAATGAACCAATGATTGCTAACCAAATACCTACTGAACTATTTTTCATTGCTTATACTCCATAAATTATGATAGTACATGATATGCTACAGTAACTTTACTATCCTATCAATATTTTTATTAATAATTTATGAAATATATATTCTCAGTTTTTTGGTCGTTTAACATTTATCCTGCAAGAGAACGATAAATTCTTCTAGATAAAAGAGCTATTATTTTGATCAGGTAGGTAGACTCCTTTCAACCCATCTTGATAACCAGCTTTAGCAGCGGCTAAGGTTTTAATGACTGTCGTATCACTTAATGAAGGGATCTCTTGTTCAGTACTCAAAAGTGTCAAAGCATTTTGAACTGCTTTAGATGCCCTAAATCCAGACATAAAGCTCAGATCATTTAACTGATCAGTCGAAAGCTGTTCTACTCCATTCGTTTCTCCATATTGGTAACCATCATGAGCATATTGATACCCATATTGACTCAAATCATTTTTAACTGATTCATACTTTTCCCATCAATAAAGGCTTGCCGATGAGTTGGCGAGCTTGCAGATAAGCTAGTTGATAAGATTGTTGATAAAAACTACTTTGATTGTGAATATCAATCTTTTTATTATTCACGTTCATAGCCCCATTAAAGCTAAGTTCTCCACCATTCTTGGCATCATCAGCAACCATTTGATAAACAGTCTGATATGCCTGACTATGTTGAGTTAAATTAGGAATCCCCATCGAATTTCGGTTCAAATTAACCGCATCCTTGGCATCCTGATAGGCATCTTTCCGATTTCTGTCAAGACCAGTATCTGACCCAATGACTTGGTTATCTGCGTCTTCTAACCCTTTCTTAACTTCTTCATAAGCGCGAAAACCACTCATAAAGTCTTGATCATTTTTTGTTCTTCTGTTAATTCTTTTTCGGATCTATTCATCGCAATATGAAATCCGTCTTTAGCCAATTCATAACCCAATTGACCAGCCCGATCTGAAATTGATGAACCCTTGAAAGCGGTTGTTCCCGTTAGGAAAGCCTGCGCTCCTATACTTTAAAAGCATCTTGAGCCAGTTGGTAAGATTGAGCTAATCACTTTCACTAATTTTTAAACATATCATTCAAACAATAATCAGATCGAGCTTTTCTAATCAGTGCCTGATTAGTTGATAACAAATCCAATTCAATTAATTATTAAACATAAAAACCACGGGGATAAAATCTCCGTGGTACGCCTCTCACTTATTTTATTACCCGACGTTTTTCATTCATTAATTCAAACCAGAAAATAATTGATGAAAGTAAGAGAGGTAATTCAAAACTTGAATTGTTAGTACGCCCCGTTTCTGGCAAAACCAGAAAGCGTTGACGACTTAACCAAGAATGCCAGACTCGACTATCTTGATATAAAGTTTGCATTGTTTGCACAATGTTTTGCTGCTGTCTAATAATTTCGTCTGCCGACTTACTTTCCTTAATCAAAGCATGCTGAGCTTGTAGCCAACGATCCATCCTGGTTAATATGGATTGTTTATCTTGTTCAGTCAGATTTACATCAGCTTGAATTTCTCGACGAAGCAAAGACTCTTTATCTAAAATCCAGTGCCAACTTTGATGCTGTTGATCATTTAACGAACGACCGATTTGGTGAACATTATTAACCTTAATTTGAGCCGACTGAACAAAGTTCACTACATCTTGAGCTAAATTCAAATCAGATACTTTCTGTAGTTCATACTTCAAAAGAAAGTTTAACTCTTCAACCTGCCGATCTTTTTCCCCCTGATTCAAAGTGGAATCGTTATTAATTACTAATGTTTGGGATTGAACTAGGTCCAATAAGAGATTCTTAGCCGACTTAATCCGATCTGATAGCGATAGTATAGCCGACCGGTGCCCCTGCAAGATATCCGTTTTTAGAGTTGGCATTTCCTGAATATCACTCAACTCATCAGCGTTTTTACAGTAAGCTATTTGATCAGCCGTTTTCGCTACTGCCTGACTCACCGAATTAACTTGTTGTTCCTTTTCCGCATCAGTCAGACTAGAATCAGATTGGATATCAGCAATTACTTGATTGGATCGTTCAAAAATCAACTGTTCAGCCTCATTCTTTTGGTCCGAGAGAGCCAAAACATCTTGAAAATTGGTAGCGTCTCGGATTCCCTCTAACAGTATCAATGCGTTTTGAACATCCGTTACCCCGTCACTATTCAATGCCTGGTCAATTCCTTGATCTACTCTCTTTTGATTTTGGATAATTAACTGAATTCGACTCTCCTTTTGGTTTTGACGAAGGTCAACACTCTTTTTCAAAAGCTTAATAGCTTTTTTAGCAAAATCACCTAGAATATGTTTAATAATTTCTTTTTGCTGGGACAATGGAACCACATTTGAAAAATCTGTTTGTCGGTCTATTTCGTAGCTAAGTGTAAAATTAGTGGTAACTGAAGATAAAGAATCACTATTTTTAACCCAATTAACTCTAGATTCAGCGGTTATCAAAGCATTTTTCAAAATATTAACTCGTTCGCTTTTTTCAAATCGACTCAAATTAACATTTGCCTCAACTTTTCTAATTGCTTCATTTACTTGTTGTGCAAAGCTAGCTTGAACCACTTGCTTCTGTTGATCCAACGATATAATACCAGAAAAATCAGTCATCTCATTAACTATCGTTTGAAACTGTGATGTTTCCACCGCATGATTCAGGTCTTCACGATTTTTTGCATCAGATAATGACTGATCATATTGGCCTTGAGCTTGCCGAATAAGCCGAATCCGTCGATTTTTTTCATCACTTCGCAGGTTAACATTATTTTCAACCTGAGCTATCGCTTGATCAACCAAACGACTAAGTTCAGCCTGATAACCACTCTGCACAATTTGGTAAGCAGTAATCTGACTGAAATCAGTTTGACTGCTGATTTCTGAAACAACTTTAGGTGTGACTACTGCAAGCTGATCGTTTAAGTCGTCACTGTTATTAACTTTCTTAATCACATTTACAGCTGACTTTAAAGTAACATCAATTGCTTGGCACCTCTCATCTCGCTGCTTTTCTGTTAAATCTGGATTTCGGTCTATTTGCTCTTTTGCAGCTTCAACTTGTTCACTTAGAGCACTAATAGCAGTCTGCTTTTGATCTGATAAAGAAGGGACCTTACTAAAATCGGTTTGTGATTGAATCACAGCATCAAATTCAGTACTATGGCTAACCGCATTTACCTGATCACTATTACTAGACTGGATTACGCTCTGTTGTGCATTCAACAAAGCTTGGTTAATCTTATTAATTCGATTTTGTTGATCATTTGTAGTCAAAGCTGAATTATTTTGGATATCTTGACTTGCTTTTTTAACTATCTCAGCTAAACTATTTTTCACTTGATCTTGTTGATCAGTCAAACTAGGAATACCACTGAAATCAGTTTGCAGACTAAGGATTTGTTCGAGTGCTGGGTTAGCCGTCACCGCAATAACAGAATCACTATCCTTAGCAGCAGATAGCCGTTGATGGAACGCTTTTTGTGCTAACAAAATTGCTTGTTCTCGCTGCGTCTTATCTGCCTGTGTTAATTTATCCTCCTGATCAATCATTTGAAGAGCTGATGTAACTTGCTGGTCTATTGCTTGGCTAGAAATCAGCTTTTGATCGGCCAATGCTTTAACACCAGTGAAATCAGTGCCCATGCCAATCGCCTTCATCAAAATTGGATTACTAGTTGCTTGACTTACTTGATCACTATTTTTAGCAGTAGTAATCAAGCTATCCAAATTTTTCTGAGCCTGAATAATCATCTGTATTCGGCTATCCCGACTGGCCTGTTCTAGATCCACATTATTTTGAATTATTTTAATTGCGTCCTGACTTCGAATATTAAATTCGTCTTTAGCATCCTTCTTTTGCTGATCAAGACTTAATATCCCGTTCAAACTCAGTACTCTATCTAAGACAACTTTCATACGAGCATCTTCCGCAATTCTCGTTTTCTGCAAACCATCACTATCTGTAGCATTCGATAATTCTTGATTAATCTGATTTTGCAAATTTCGCAAATCATCAATTCGCTGATTCTGATCCTCCTTTTTTAATGCCTCATAGGACACAATCTTATCAATTGCAATTTGAACCTGATCTGTAAACTTTTGCTGAACCAGAGTTCGCTGTTCCGACAGGGTTTTTACTTTGCTGATGTCAGTAGAAACTAATACTGCATTTAAGACAGCCTGCTTACTATTCGAACCGATTAACAAAAGATCATCACGATTACTAGTTGTGGATATCTGAGATGTAACCCGATCCACTACTTTTTGCAACGTGGTCAATCGCTCATCCTTTTCCACACCACCTATATTTACATAACCAATAATAACTTTTCGAGCCGAATCTGTTACTTTGTAAATTTGATCTAAATAATCCTTTTTCTGCTCATCCAAAGTGGGAATAGACGTTATATCCGTTTCAGATGTAATAGTTTTCTTTAAGGCATTTATATCAGCTTCCTGATGAGCC
It contains:
- a CDS encoding DMT family transporter, which encodes MKNSSVGIWLAIIGSLFWGAAGTAAQFLFQNYNVSPQWLVGMRLLTSGFLLLAFVLFVKKEPILNIWRHKDSVMLLLAFAFLGMLPSQFTYFMAIKYGNAATATILQFTGPLFIIIFIALRQLKLPRRIDCISIIIAMIGTILLVTKGHLNALSLAPIAVFWGLLAGLSQASYTLIPKNLLSKFSSLIVVGWAMLLGSIPFIPIVSTHQLTVFNWKIALSLAFIIIFGTILSYLFYLLSLKFIEPAITGVLSAFEPLTATVLSVILLHLHLSFIEIVGAFLIILTAFLQVWPTQKFKIQKILKIAKK